The sequence TTATTAGAGTCTGAACAATACGAACTAGAGTGGCTACCTGTGCTTCAGCAACTGGTCGATACCGTTCTTAACACAGCATTGGATGGCAAGAACTTAAAGCTAAGTGAGAAAGATTCGACGCAACGCTTAGTTGAGATGGAGTTCTTACTACCGATCGAAGTATTGGCCGCATCTGAACTGAATCAAACCATTCAATATCATGATCCATTATCGGCCAAAGCGGGCGACCTAGGTTTCCAAACTGTGCAAGGTATGCTGAAAGGCTTCATCGATTTAGTGTTCGAGCATCAAGGTAAATACTATGTACTTGACTGGAAATCGAATCATTTAGGTGATGATGTTGCCGTCTACCATGGTGAGGCATTGAAATCGGCGATGGCCGACCACCGTTATGACCTGCAATATCAAATTTATGCATTGGCGCTGCACCGTTTCTTACGTAGTCGTGTTGCGAATTACAGCTATGAACAACATTTTGGTGGTGTTTATTACTTGTTCTTGCGAGGCATGGACGGCCAATCTCAGCAGGGCATTTTCTCGGCTAAACCAACACTGGCGTTACTTGATGAAATGGATCAATTGATTGACGGTAAAGTGATAGACAGACGTTCAGCACAACTGAATGACGATGAAACTGGACAGATGGGGCTTTTATAATGACAACAACGACCATTAATACCAGCATAGAAGCTGCGAACACGGTGAAGCCCGTTTCACTTATTCCTGAGCAACTTATGGATGTACTCAAGTTTCTTGCGGATAAGGGTTCGATTCGTCAGTTGGATTATCAATTTGCCCGTTTTATTGCTCAGCAATCCACGAGTCACTCTCAAGAGATCGGCTTTCTCGCTGGGGTAGTAAGCCATGAATTAGGCAAAGGGCACATTTGTACTCAGCTTATACAAGCTCAAACAGCAGATTTAGCTCAGTTACTCGGTTTTTACGGTGAAACGGCACTGCAATTGAACCAAAAATTGTTAGGCATTGACTGGGTGACGGTACTTCAATCGTCAAACCTAGTAGGCACAACCAATGACTGTGTTAAGCCGCTGATGTTTGATGGACAGCGTGTCTACTTACAGCGTTATTGGAACTACGAGGTGGTACTGGCAAACACGTTAAACCGTTTAAGTAAGCCAGTTGAGTTTAATGTTGAACAGAAGAAGGCGCTGACAGAAACGCTCAATCAGCTCTTTGCTCGCAGTTATCATTTTCTGTTTAACGCTTTAGCGAAGGCTGAAGCAAACCAACAAACGTCTCAGGTATTACGCCAACAGCTGGTGTGTGATCATCTTGATATTGTCGATGAGCAATCTTTGAATTGGGGTGCAATTGACCAAGCAATTGTTCAAGCCAAGCAAGTGATCGATTTAGATGTACTGGATAGCCTAGTGCCCTTATCTGTTTGCTTGAATTGGCAAAAAGTAGCGGCAGCGGTGGCGTTAAGTCGTCGCTTCGCAGTGATTTCTGGTGGGCCGGGTACCGGTAAAACGACCACGGTAACCAAATTACTGTCGGCGATGGTCGAGCAATCACTAAGCCAAGGCAAAACACCAACGATTAAGCTAGTTGCACCAACAGGTAAAGCGGCGGCACGTTTAACAGAATCGATTGGTAAAGCGATTGAGCAACTGCCTTTAGAGCCTGAAGTAAAAGACAACATACCAACGGAATCGAGCACCTTACACAGATTACTCGGCGCGATTCCTAATCGAGCGGAATTTAGACACAACCGACGTAATCCACTTCACCTTGATATCTTGGTGGTGGATGAGGCATCGATGGTTGATTTGTCGATGATGTATAAGCTGGTGGATGCACTTCCTGAACACGCAAGGCTTATCTTGTTGGGAGATAAAGACCAACTGGCTTCCGTTGAAGCTGGCGCGGTGTTGGGTGATATCTGCTCGTTTAATTCAACAGGCTACAGCACAGCGCAAGGTAACTTGATTGCGGAGATGACAGGCTTTGATGCGATAGCTAAACCCAGACAGGCCAAAGCAGGATCGGCTAATCCTCCTGCGATTGCAGATAGCTTGTGTATGCTGCAGAAGAGTTACCGTTTTGATGCGCGTTCAGGTATCGGACAGTTGGCAAAAGCGATCAATAACGGCTCTGCTAATCAGGTCGATCAAGTGTTTGCGAAAGGGTTTAAGGATATCGAAAATCATCCCTTGTCGAGTGACAGCTATAACTTGATGCTGCGTACTTTAGTCAATGAGTATGGTGCGTATCTCAATAGAATGAATGTACCGTTAGAAGAATTGGAAACTCAAGAAGCGAGAGCGAAATCGGTGCTCGACTTGTTCAGCCAGTGTCGATTGCTGTGCTCCATTCGTGAAGGTGACTTTGGTGTTAAAGGCCTCAACCACAGAATCGAAAGGGCGCTTGCCGCAAGACGTTTAGTGAATCCGCACAATGATGAATTGTGGTATCACGGGCGACCAGTAATGGTAACGCGCAATGATCATGGCTTGGGCTTATACAATGGTGATATTGGTATCTGTATGCTTGAATCGGATTCAAGCCAACCTGATTCTGCACCTCGTTTGAAGGTTTATTTTGAGTTGCCAGATGGCAGCGTGAAAGCGGTGCTACCAAGCCGAGTGCCTGATCATGAAACCGCCTATGCGATGACGATACACAAATCTCAAGGTAGTGAATTTGATCTGACCTTGATGATCTTACCGCCTGATTTCAGCCCAATTCTAACGCGAGAGCTTATCTATACGGGTATTACGCGTGCCAAGAAACGACTGATGATGTTCAGTGATACGAATGTATTGAAGCGTGGTATTAAGGTAAAAACAGAGCGAGTCAGTGGTTTAGGAAGTCGCTTAACTAGCTAAAGGTGATTGGGGTACATGTACAAAGCAACCATCCCTGGTTGCTTTGAGCGTGCTAGGAATCAGTGCCTAAAAACGCTCGAGTAAACGATATGTGGTTTATTTTGTATTTTGCTTGGCAATTCAAAATAAACTCTTTTAGATTCTCGCTCACAGGGAACACGCAGTGTACGTCTAGCCCTTCTAAGAATTGGTTATCAGCCATATCCCAAAAACTTTGCAGCGAGTTACAAACAATGGTTCTCATATCAATGTTGCTCTTTTTGCTGTTTATACTAACGGCAGAGCTACTGCTAGCGTGCTGACCGTTAACGGGTATAGCAATCCGTGCAGTTACCATCTCAATAAGTTCGATGTGACTATCGAGATGGCAATTCCTATAAAAACATTTGTTAATATTATTAAAGCGCTTAAATTCTATACAATAATTCGTGTGAGTGAAAGTGCATACTTAATAAATCTCATATAGAAAACGATTACATTTGCAATTATTTTTCTTTTGAACTGAGATTTTAGTCCAAAACTTTATTTACACGTTTAACGCTAAGATCTTTGAGTTGCGTTGATAGTTGTATAACCCCTGTTTTTCCATCGGCAACTCATCCACACCGATCTCGTAAAAACCTTGTTCACGGAACCAATGAAGGCTATGTGTCGTTAAGACAAAAATCTGGTCGATATCGCGAGATTTCGACTGGTGACGCATGTAATCCAGCAATAACTGCCCACGGTTTCCATCACGGTAATCTGGGTGGATAGCCACACACGCCATCTCTGCCATATGATCTTCCGGATATGCGTAGAGCGCCGCACAGCCGATAATCAGCCCATCCTTCTCAATAATAGTAAATCGGTGGATCTCCTGTTCTAACTGCTCTCTTGAGCGACGCACGAGAATGCCTTGTTCTTCAAGCGGGCGAATAAGGTCAAAGATGCCGCCAATATCGTCGATCTGAGCTTGTCTTACTTGCTCGGCACTCGCCATAACCACTTGGGTTCCAATACCATCGAAAGAGAAAAGCTCTTGGATCAGTGCACCATCGACTTTGTAGCTGATTAAGTGGCAACGAGGTACGCCAGCACGGCACGCTGAAATGGCACCTTTTAGGAATCGAAGTGTGCCAGTGCTCATGTCTTCGGCTGGGTTTTGAGATTGAGTTAAGCGTTCTAGAATGAGTTTGGCGTCTTTTGGGAAAAGTTCAGCAAGGACATTGCCGTTTTGATCGGTGACCCCTTGCTCAGAGCAAAAACCAATCAGCTTGTCGGCTTTTAAACGAATCGCTACTTGAGTCGCAACCTCTTCAGAAAGTAGGTTAAAGCTTTCGCCTGTTACGGAACTGGCAATAGGCCCAAGCAATACAATAGAGCCTTGGTCGAGTGTACGATTAATCCCTTCAATATCGATTCGACGAATCCGTCCACTGTGGCAGTAATCCGTACCATCATCAACGCCCAATGGCTGAGCGGTAATAAAGTTGCCACTCATCACGTTGAGTTGAGTACCCGCCATAGGTGTGTTGTTTAAGCTCATAGAAAGACGAGCTGTGATAGCAAGTTGTAATTGCCCAGCAGCCTGCATAGCCACACCCAGAGAATATTCATCGGTGACTCTAATATTCTTGTGATAAGGCGTATGACAATCTTGTTTTGCTAACAGTTGGTTGATCTGCGGTCTTGCGCCATGAACAAGCACAATCTTGACTCCAAGGCTGTGGAGTAGGGCAATATCACTAATAATGTTGCCAAAGTTTCTATCGGCAACGGCTTCGCCTCCTAGCATAATTACCATGGTCTTGCCACGGTGAGCATTTACGTAAGGGGTTGATTGTCTGAAACCTTTTACTAGCGCTGTACTTCTTAATTTCACAGAACAAGTCCATTTTGTTTATTTATTCGGTAATTTAGCATTTAAATTCAAATTTAAACAACACCTTTTTGGAATAAAGCGCAAACTATGCTCATCTAGGGTTCATTATATAAACGGTCTCAGTGTAGAATGCGCATAGCATCTTTATGAGTAGTTACCGAATGCAACAAGCTCCAGCAACAAAGAACAAAATCGACGAGATAACCACAGGTCTCTACAGTGAGGCAGAACAACGCAACCAATCTAAGTTTAAGCGTAAGATCATCGAGCGCTGTCTCATGGTTTTGGCACTGGTCGGTTCGTTCGCAGTGGTGTCACTTTTTGGTGATGTGATCACTCGATTGCAAGATTCAGCAACGCCAAATCACTTGCTTTATGGTACTTGGATTGAACAAGATGTTGCGCATTACGCGACGGATGAGTTCGTACTGAATGCTAATGGTGTGTCAGTTCGTGGGTCTGTTGTTTCGACGAGCTTTGACTTTGACGGTCGCTACTTTGAATATAAGGCGGGTGATCAAACGTATCGTTTCCGCATGACCAATTCTGACAATACAGAAATGGTGCTCGATTCTTACAGTCACTATAATCCTGTCTTTCGCCTTAAAGGCCATATCGTTCACTCAGTCCGATAGGTTATCTTACTGTAAACTCTTACAATCTAAGATTGTTTTATCTGACTGTTTTTGTCATCCTCGATGCATAGAATTTTTAGGATGACTCTTGTGATTAAAAAATGGCTTCCCCTTGTTGCCGCCTCTGTACTATTTGGCTGTGCTCAACCTACCGATCTTGCCCAACAACATCTTGATGATGAATTTCCTCGCACCTTAAATAAGGTCGATCAGGTTGAATCCAATAAACCAAGAGACTACACCGCATTCGCTGAACAAGCTGAGATGGTGGTGTCCAAATCCCCTTCGATGGCAAAAATCTATGAGCCGCTTTATAAGCAGCTCAATGAGTGGGCGCTGCAAAGTGGTGATCCAAGCCAACTGGCTAACTTTGGCGTTCAAACTGCTCAACTTGGTGGTGGTGATAAGCAAGGCAATGTTTTGTTCACGGGCTACTTCTCTCCAGTGATGGAATTGCGCCATGAAGCGAATGAAGAGTATCGATTCCCTGTTTATGGGCTTCCTGACTGTGATAAAAATTGTCCAACTCGTGAAGAGATCTACAACGGCGCTCTAGAAGGTCAAGGTCTCGAACTTGGTTACGCTGCTAACCGAATCGACCCATTTATGATGGAAGTGCAAGGCAGTGGCTTTGTGCATTTTGGCGATGATGACACGTTGCAGTATTTCGCTTACGCGGGTAAGAACAATAAGGCTTACGTGAGTATTGGCCGTGTTCTGATCGAACGAGGCTTAGTTCCGCGTGAGAAAATGTCGCTGAAAGCAATCAAAGAGTGGGTATTGGCGAACGAGCCTGAAGTAGTGAAAGAGCTGCTTGAGCAAAACCCTTCTTTCGTATTCTTTAGCGCAAGAGATGATTTATCGGTAATGGGCAGTGCAGGCATTCCACTGTTACCAATGGCCGCAGTTGCGGGTGATCGCTCTATCTTACCGATGGGTACGCCGATTCTTGCTGAAGTACCACTATTAAATGCCGATGGTACTTGGAGTGGCGCACACCAACTAAGACTGTTACTTGTTTTGGATACAGGCGGTGCGGTTAAGCAGAACCACTTAGACCTTTACCATGGCATGGGCCCACGAGCGGGTACTGAAGCGGGTCATTACAAGCATTTTGGTCGTGTGTGGAAACTTGGCTTAGATGGCAGTGCGACTGAAGCACCTTGGGCTTTACCACCTGAAAAGGTCGAGTAAGCGGCAATAAAATAGGGCATTGAAAGCGAATCGCTAATCCCCTAGACTTTTTATTCAAGAGTGCGTATAAAACGCACTCTTTTCTTTTTCTCAGAAATAAATTGGCGGCAACAATGCGTGAATTGACCACTCCAGCTTCAGAAAACTATGACCAACGATTCGGTGGTACTCGTCGCCTATATGGTAATAGTGAAGTCGACATACTTAGAGCGGCACATGTGTGTGTGATCGGTATTGGTGGTGTCGGTTCATGGGCGGTTGAAGCGCTTGCTCGTACTGGTTTAGGTAAGCTAACGTTGATCGATATGGATGATGTGTGTGTGACTAACATCAACCGTCAAATCCACGCAATGTCAGGCACGGTTGGTAAGAGTAAAATCGAAGTGATGGCTGAGCGCGTTAAGCTGATTAACCCTGAGTGTAAAGTTAACCTGATTGACGATTTTATCGGCCCAGACAATCAGGCGGAATACCTGTCGAAAGAGTTCGACTTTGTTCTGGATGCGATCGATAGTATGAAAGCTAAGGCTTCGTTGTTGGCGTATTGCCGTAGTAACAAAATCAAAGTGATCACCACTGGTGGCGCGGGTGGTCAAGTCGACCCGACTCAAATCAAAGTGGCTGATCTGACTAAGACGATTCAAGATCCACTAGCGAAGAAACTGAAAGACACTTTGCGTCGTCACCATAACTTCCCTACAAATCCTGCGCGTAAGTTCGGTATCGACTGTGTGTTCTCGACAGAACAGCTGAAATACCCGCAAGCTGACGGCAGTGTATGTGCTGCGAAAGCGACAGCCGAAGGTCCAAAACGAATGGATTGTGCGACAGGTTTTGGCGCAGCAACGGTAGTAACCGCGACTTTTGGTTTTGTTGCTGTTTCACGTATCGTAGAAAAGATCATTCAAAAGCACAGTAAGTAACACTGACTTTACGCTTACTAAGAATTTACTGGATATAAAAATGACGTCATTCCCAAGTTCTCCATTCGGCCAAGAAATTACCAGTGATGATATTGTCGCAAAAATGCAGACTTTCAGCGGTTGGGAAGACCGTTATCGTCAAGTGATTCAATGGGGTAAGAAGCTGCCAGCAATGCCTGAGGAACTGAAAAGTGAACAGGTTGTGGTGTCTGGTTGTGAAAGCCAAGTGTGGCTAGTTTCCCAGAACATCGACGGTGTTTGGTATTTTTGCGCCGATTCAGATGCACGTATTGTGCGCGGGCTTATTGCGTTAGTGATGGCGGCATATGATGGTAAAACATCAGAGCAAGTTCAAGCGTTCGACATTGATGGCTATTTCGCAGAGATTGGCTTGATTACGCATTTGAGCCCTTCAAGAGGAAATGGACTTAAAGCGATTGTTGAGCAGATCAAGAACCTCTCCGCTTAAGCGTCTATCCGTTTGAGAACTTCTTCCTATTTGAGATCTCCTTCGCTTAAGAACTTCTTCGTACAGATAAGCAAGCGACAGTATTGAAAAGAAACGGTGCCCAGTGGCACCGTTTTTCGTTTTAGCGGATAACTGAATACGTCGAGAGAAGAATTAGAAGTGGAATTCAGCGCTTACCGCGTAGCCATTCTCGATAACTTTTGCTTCGTACATTGTGTATTCAAGAGCAACACGAGCAGGGCCAATCATTACACCCGCACCCACACCGTAGTAAACGTCGTTACTGTCACCTAGGTTACTTTCAAAGTGTCCAATACCCGCACGGCCATAGATGTCAAAGATAGTGATTGGCAAAGAAACTTTCGCGCTAGTCAACCATGCATTCGAGTAAACGTGCTCGAAATCTTTGTGCGTATCGACAAAGTCAGCGTAGCCAGCTTCGATAGAAAGGAGGTCGTTGAATGCGTAACCTAAGTACAAGTTGTATCCGCTATTCTCATCTGTCATATCGATGTTTTCGTTCTCTACTTGGTACTCAGAATACAAGTAGCTTGCGCCAATGTATGGATCTGCTGAAGCTTGTTGAGCGGCAGTTAGCATTACTAGAGGAAGAACGATTGTTTTAAGTTTCATTGTGTTGTCTCTATCTAAAAAATTTGTATTTAAAGTGCTATTCCGTCAGCTCTAGGTCACCCATGATAAATGGCGGTTCTTGTTATTAATGGCGATAGTCAGTTTGTTATCTGCGGTTAACAAGAACGGGGTGCATTGTGTCTTTTTTTAGAAATGACTCATCAATGAAGTCTTAGAAATCGATAAAAACGAATAAGAGGGATATAAAGAAAATATAAAGTTATTTAATATCAGTATTTTATGTTGGTGTGCGTTGATTTGAAAAGAGAGCAGTATTTATTTGGAAAGTGGAACTATTCTGGAGGAGGGGATGTCTGGCTCGAATAATTGAACCAGACATTAATATCTTTGGTGGTGATTTAGAGCATATCGACGGCTTTTTCAATGGCTGCAATGAGCTTTTCGACATCATCCATATTGTTGTAAATGCCAAAAGAAATTCGGACGGTTCCTTTTACGTTGAGCGCATCCATTAATGGGTGTGCACAGTGATGACCTGCACGAACGGCAATACCTTGTTGATCTAATAGCGTCGCAATGTCTTGATGGTGAACGCCATCCATAACAAACGTAATCACACTAGAATTTGGTTTGTAACCAAGGATCTGGATGTCGTCCAACTGGATGAGGGCTTGATAGGTTTTGTGTTGTAGCTGGTGGATATGTTCTTCCACGTCTTGTTGCTCAAATTGATGCAACCACTCTATTGCTGTACTTAAAGCAATAGCACCAGCGACATTGGGTGTGCCCGCTTCAAATTTGCCTGGAAGTTCAGAAAAAGTAGTGCCAGAGAAAGATACACGCTCAACCATTTTTCCACCACCATGCCAAGGTGGCATGGCTTCGAGCAATTCAAGTTTGCCGTAAAGCACACCAATACCTGCAGGGGCATAGAGTTTGTGCCCAGAGAATACGTAGAAATCCGCACCCAGAGTGGCAACGTCTACTGGCTCATGAACAATACCTTGCGCGCCATCGACTACAACAATAGCATCCATCTTATGGGCTTTCTCGATTACTTGCTCAATCGGTTGGCGAGTGCCAGTAACATTGGTTATCTGAGCCAGAGCAACAATTTTAGTTCGTTTAGTTAATAGAGAATCGAAGGCATCAAGGTCGAATTCGCAGTCTGGTGTCATTGGCACCTTGATGACTTTAGCACCGGTTTGTTCAGCCACGATTTGCCAAGGCACGATGTTGGCGTGGTGTTCCATTTCACTAACTAAGATCTCATCGCCAGGTTGAAGGGTACTTCTTGCGTACGTTTGAGCAATGAGGTTAAGTGCTTCGGTGGCACCGCGAGTCCAAATAATTTCCTTTGAAGACGTAGCGCCAATAAACTGAGCGACCTTATCTCTTGCGGCTTCAAATTGACTGGTGGCTTGCGCGGTTAAGCTGTGGCTACCACGGTGAACATTGGCATTTTGCTTAGAGTAATATTGGCTAATGGCATCAATAACCACCTGAGGTTTCTGTGTGGTTGCCGCGCTGTCTAAGTAAATCAGTGGTTGCTGGTTGATAGTTTGTGATAGCGCAGGAAACTGCTCTCGGATGTGATTGATATCAAACATCTATTCTTACCTAAATCTTGGGAATTGGTGCCAGCACTACGCTGAGCGGTATCGTTATTTTATCGCGACTTGTTAAGCGTTGCTGACTAATCTTGATGATTCCAGCTATTTTCTCGTTCTTTAACCATTGCGAACAGCTTTTGGTTCGTGGGTACTTCTATTTGATGCTTGAGTGCAGTCTTTATAAGGTGCCCTGTAATGAAGTCGATCTCAGTCTTTCTTTGATAGAACATGTCTTGTTTCATAGAGGAGTTATTCTTTGCCGTCGCTTGAATAACTTTGTTGACGTTAGTTTCCAATTCGTCGAACGAGCAACTAATGCCCTCAGCCTGCATAACGTGCGTTAACTCTTCAATGATGGCGGCTAGAGTTTTGCTAAAGCGTGGTTCGGACAGGTCTCCATTCTTGACCTGTTCCAATCCAGTCAGTGGGTTGATAGCACAATTGATGGCGAGCTTAGTCCAAAGCGCAGTTTTTATCTCAGGGTTCCAATTCACGGTCGGTAGAGCGTGTTCCAACACATCAACCAAAAAAGTGCACTGCTGACCTTGGAGGTTAAATGCTCCCAGTTGAGTTTGGCCTAACCCTGTGTGAGAGGCACTGTTACGGTCAGGTTTAAAGGCTGCTTGGGTGGTGGTTGCTAATACTACCGGATGAGCATCAATTTGAGTGGCTATCTCGTCTACTGCTCCCATTCCGTTGTGCATGAACATAAGAATGGTGTCAGGGTCGAGATATTGAAGTAACGGAGTGGTGGCTTCTTTTACTTGCCAAGCCTTGACCGTGACGATCACTAAGTCACTCGCAGATAGCTTTTCGATATTGTTGTTACTGAAGGAGAGTGAGGTTTGCTCATCAAGTGATAGGTCTGTAGCGGTTTCAGAAGAACGACTCCACAAAGAGACATTATGACCAGCTTTAAGTAGTTTAATGGCCCACAAAGAACCAATCGCTCCGGGTCCAACAATCGTGATGTTCACAGCAATACCGAGATAAGAAAGTGATGCTGCAAGGATAGCGAGGCATTAAATGAAAGCAATAAAAAATGGCACCCGAGGGTGCCATTTAGGAAACTTTTCTTAGAAGTTCGATTAGAACTTGTAAGTAGCTGCGAAGTAGTGGCCTACACCTGAAGTATCACCAGCAACACCACCGTCTTTCAGGCCGTACACGTCTTTGTACAGTTTCAAACCGTAACCCAGAGCAAATTGGTCATTGTGCCAGTAGATACCGTTGAACATAGCACCGCCGTTAGATGTTTTCAATTGACCAACGTTAGGGATAGTTACTTCATCGATACCAAATTCGTAATCGATGTAACCTTGGTAAGCGATGAATGAGCCATTCTCAAAGTTGATAAATGGTTTGAACCAGTTCGTAGAAATTTGGTAACCATTCCACTCATTCGCTTTTACATCGTAAGTCGCGTAAGCGTTTAGTTGCATTTTACCAAACCAAGGAACCATGATATCAGAACCGATACCCCATTTAGTTAGGTAACCTGGAGTTTTAGTCGAACCATCTGCGAGCTCTAAGTCTGCACCACCATCAATAGTCGTGTAGTTTGCTAGGTAAATTTCTTGAACAGGACCAAAAGATAAATCTTTGCCAGTTAGGCCATCGATAGACATACGTGGAGCAAGTTTCAAGAACAGCTGATCAGCACCAGATTTGTCTTTATTATCGCTGTCTAGATTAAATACATCGATGTAACCGTAAAGGTCAAAGATTCCTGAGCGTCCACCAAATTCCATCTCTAGGTAAGTATGATCGATACTGCCTGGCTTTTCATTAACTGTATGCATGATATTAAATTGCATCCAGTTGTAATCATTTTTGTGAGTATCGCCGTCAGAATAATCTGCTGCCATTACTGGAGCAGAAGTTGCTGCAAGTAGGCCAAGAGTTAAAAGTGATTTACGCATAATGGAACTCTCTATGTTTGAAATAAGTAACCCGCTAATCCGTGCGTGTTTATATGTCCGAATGCCGAGCATCATAGCGATTTTGTTCTCAAATAAAAGTGAGACGGAGTGAAAATTGCAATTATTATAGTGAGCTCGATCACACTAACGATCTAAATGATGGAACTTTAAGGTGGCAATGCATCTTGATGCATCCTGAGTTCTATTGATTTTGTGAAATCTGATTATTTTGTAGATAAATTGGTGAATTGCTGCTCTAAGCAAACGATTATACTAAATAGAGTGATATGCATATCAAAATCAACAGTATTCTTTTCTATGTAGTTTATCCCCAGAAAACGACTAAATCTCTCCTCAGTTAGATCCTCTCTTTGATCTATTTTTAACCAACTCCGTAATGGTGGTGGAATCAATTGATGAACAACTCATGTGATGAGTAATTTGGAATGTGAGCCTTATTACTTTTCCCATCACAGATATTATTGAGACAGTTCACTGCACTAAATACTGAGAGAGAGTATTTGAAGATTTTTTACTGAGCTTATCTTTTGTGTGACGAACTGGTCTAACTTTTTGGAGAGAAGACCGATGAAATATTCACCATTATTAGCGGTAGCAATATCAGCGCTGTTCATTGTCGGGTGTGATGATGACGATGAACCTACCACACAACTTCAAGCTGTTCATGCATCACCCGATGCTCCTTTGGCTAATGTTATCGTCAACAGTCAGGCTCGATGGATTGGTGTCGATTATGCTCAAGCGTCTGGGTACGCTTCAGTGACAGAAGGGCAGACTTCAGTGCAAGTTGATGTTCAACTTCCCGGAGAGGCTGTCGCAACCGTCATACCTCAAAACCAATTTGACCTGAGCCAAGACCTAGATTATACGGTGATGGTGGTGGGCGATGCAGATGGTTCCAATAACCCTGTAGAAGCTTTAGTTGTTACTCGTCCTGCTGCGGGCACGGCAACGAGTTCAAGTTTAGATGTGCAAGTAGTTCATGCAGCAACAGGTGTCGGCGATGTAAATTTGTACGTCACAGGTCCTAGTGATCCATTGGGTGCACCGTTGGGGACGTTGGCTTATAAAGATTTTACCGATGTGCTCAATATTCCTGCTGGTCAATATCGCGTGAGACTTGAAACTGTAAGCGGTAGTGCTATCGCGTTTGATTCAGGAGAGATCACGCTCCCAGCAGGTAGTGAGCTAACCATTGCAGCTGTACCGAGAGCAGATTCTAATAGTGCTTCACCTGTTAAATTGATGGTAATGGATGGCTCGGGATCATCTTTAATCTACGACATGGCAGAAACGGCAGAAGTCAGAGTAGGACATTTAGTTGATGGTGCTCCGGATGTAGACCCATTTGTAAATGGTTCGGCTTTTGCGCCTTTAGCTGATTTGATGTTCAAGGAAATCCGAGGATTTATCGATTTGGCTG is a genomic window of Vibrio sp. ED004 containing:
- the tcdA gene encoding tRNA cyclic N6-threonylcarbamoyladenosine(37) synthase TcdA, whose amino-acid sequence is MRELTTPASENYDQRFGGTRRLYGNSEVDILRAAHVCVIGIGGVGSWAVEALARTGLGKLTLIDMDDVCVTNINRQIHAMSGTVGKSKIEVMAERVKLINPECKVNLIDDFIGPDNQAEYLSKEFDFVLDAIDSMKAKASLLAYCRSNKIKVITTGGAGGQVDPTQIKVADLTKTIQDPLAKKLKDTLRRHHNFPTNPARKFGIDCVFSTEQLKYPQADGSVCAAKATAEGPKRMDCATGFGAATVVTATFGFVAVSRIVEKIIQKHSK
- the argA gene encoding amino-acid N-acetyltransferase, translating into MKLRSTALVKGFRQSTPYVNAHRGKTMVIMLGGEAVADRNFGNIISDIALLHSLGVKIVLVHGARPQINQLLAKQDCHTPYHKNIRVTDEYSLGVAMQAAGQLQLAITARLSMSLNNTPMAGTQLNVMSGNFITAQPLGVDDGTDYCHSGRIRRIDIEGINRTLDQGSIVLLGPIASSVTGESFNLLSEEVATQVAIRLKADKLIGFCSEQGVTDQNGNVLAELFPKDAKLILERLTQSQNPAEDMSTGTLRFLKGAISACRAGVPRCHLISYKVDGALIQELFSFDGIGTQVVMASAEQVRQAQIDDIGGIFDLIRPLEEQGILVRRSREQLEQEIHRFTIIEKDGLIIGCAALYAYPEDHMAEMACVAIHPDYRDGNRGQLLLDYMRHQSKSRDIDQIFVLTTHSLHWFREQGFYEIGVDELPMEKQGLYNYQRNSKILALNV
- a CDS encoding DUF2850 domain-containing protein: MQQAPATKNKIDEITTGLYSEAEQRNQSKFKRKIIERCLMVLALVGSFAVVSLFGDVITRLQDSATPNHLLYGTWIEQDVAHYATDEFVLNANGVSVRGSVVSTSFDFDGRYFEYKAGDQTYRFRMTNSDNTEMVLDSYSHYNPVFRLKGHIVHSVR
- the recD gene encoding exodeoxyribonuclease V subunit alpha, coding for MTTTTINTSIEAANTVKPVSLIPEQLMDVLKFLADKGSIRQLDYQFARFIAQQSTSHSQEIGFLAGVVSHELGKGHICTQLIQAQTADLAQLLGFYGETALQLNQKLLGIDWVTVLQSSNLVGTTNDCVKPLMFDGQRVYLQRYWNYEVVLANTLNRLSKPVEFNVEQKKALTETLNQLFARSYHFLFNALAKAEANQQTSQVLRQQLVCDHLDIVDEQSLNWGAIDQAIVQAKQVIDLDVLDSLVPLSVCLNWQKVAAAVALSRRFAVISGGPGTGKTTTVTKLLSAMVEQSLSQGKTPTIKLVAPTGKAAARLTESIGKAIEQLPLEPEVKDNIPTESSTLHRLLGAIPNRAEFRHNRRNPLHLDILVVDEASMVDLSMMYKLVDALPEHARLILLGDKDQLASVEAGAVLGDICSFNSTGYSTAQGNLIAEMTGFDAIAKPRQAKAGSANPPAIADSLCMLQKSYRFDARSGIGQLAKAINNGSANQVDQVFAKGFKDIENHPLSSDSYNLMLRTLVNEYGAYLNRMNVPLEELETQEARAKSVLDLFSQCRLLCSIREGDFGVKGLNHRIERALAARRLVNPHNDELWYHGRPVMVTRNDHGLGLYNGDIGICMLESDSSQPDSAPRLKVYFELPDGSVKAVLPSRVPDHETAYAMTIHKSQGSEFDLTLMILPPDFSPILTRELIYTGITRAKKRLMMFSDTNVLKRGIKVKTERVSGLGSRLTS
- the mltA gene encoding murein transglycosylase A, with the protein product MTLVIKKWLPLVAASVLFGCAQPTDLAQQHLDDEFPRTLNKVDQVESNKPRDYTAFAEQAEMVVSKSPSMAKIYEPLYKQLNEWALQSGDPSQLANFGVQTAQLGGGDKQGNVLFTGYFSPVMELRHEANEEYRFPVYGLPDCDKNCPTREEIYNGALEGQGLELGYAANRIDPFMMEVQGSGFVHFGDDDTLQYFAYAGKNNKAYVSIGRVLIERGLVPREKMSLKAIKEWVLANEPEVVKELLEQNPSFVFFSARDDLSVMGSAGIPLLPMAAVAGDRSILPMGTPILAEVPLLNADGTWSGAHQLRLLLVLDTGGAVKQNHLDLYHGMGPRAGTEAGHYKHFGRVWKLGLDGSATEAPWALPPEKVE
- the csdE gene encoding cysteine desulfurase sulfur acceptor subunit CsdE yields the protein MTSFPSSPFGQEITSDDIVAKMQTFSGWEDRYRQVIQWGKKLPAMPEELKSEQVVVSGCESQVWLVSQNIDGVWYFCADSDARIVRGLIALVMAAYDGKTSEQVQAFDIDGYFAEIGLITHLSPSRGNGLKAIVEQIKNLSA